A genomic segment from Parolsenella catena encodes:
- a CDS encoding P-loop NTPase has protein sequence MATWVICAGPREGEGIGNYVRACDASASVVIVPNPCQLRARLRRDLAGSCVIVGEGAGGPDPVNVAAAVAGDGNAAEVMLALEQTSGSMRSRARRAGVTRVLTHADLAACSDDEGTWARGDGRASSSGLAAREGGAVCGETVQRRANVPVIVLVSGRGGVGKSTLSALFGGAAAGWGLDVALLDLDLAFGNLASLCGAERPGDLATLADGVTSDEELERSGVRVAERLAVWGPCRAPEYAEAVQPIVGDVIARLTHSHDLVIVDTSSNWGDAVACAAQMADRLVIVSDERPGAIPALARCGSLAVRLGVARTRIVRLMNGCDPRKRDESFVARAAVGLECARELRVLDGGLDLVELASAGECGRLSQSDNPAALGATCGLAGLLKELGTLPECEAARAALGGGQRRRRLFGFAREAS, from the coding sequence TCGCGAGGGCGAGGGGATTGGCAACTACGTCCGCGCCTGTGATGCGTCTGCGAGCGTGGTCATCGTGCCCAACCCCTGCCAGCTCAGGGCACGGCTGCGCCGGGACCTGGCGGGGTCGTGCGTCATCGTCGGCGAGGGGGCCGGGGGTCCCGATCCCGTCAACGTCGCCGCGGCCGTCGCGGGTGACGGCAACGCAGCCGAGGTGATGCTCGCGCTCGAGCAGACGTCTGGGTCCATGCGGTCGCGTGCCAGACGCGCGGGCGTCACGCGGGTGCTCACCCATGCCGACCTCGCCGCCTGCTCTGACGACGAAGGAACCTGGGCGCGAGGGGATGGCCGTGCGTCCTCGTCTGGGCTGGCGGCGAGGGAAGGGGGAGCCGTCTGCGGCGAGACCGTGCAACGGCGGGCGAACGTGCCCGTCATCGTGCTCGTCTCGGGCAGGGGTGGCGTTGGCAAGAGCACGCTGTCTGCGCTTTTTGGCGGCGCCGCCGCTGGATGGGGCCTTGACGTGGCCCTGCTCGACCTCGACCTCGCGTTCGGGAACCTCGCGAGCCTGTGCGGCGCGGAGCGCCCCGGTGACCTCGCGACCCTGGCTGACGGCGTGACCAGCGACGAGGAGCTCGAGCGCTCGGGGGTGAGAGTGGCGGAGCGCCTGGCGGTGTGGGGACCCTGCCGGGCCCCCGAATACGCCGAGGCGGTGCAGCCGATCGTTGGGGACGTCATCGCCCGCCTGACCCACTCGCACGACCTCGTGATCGTAGACACCTCGAGCAACTGGGGCGATGCGGTGGCCTGTGCCGCCCAGATGGCAGACCGCCTGGTCATCGTCTCCGACGAGCGGCCCGGTGCCATACCGGCGCTTGCCCGCTGCGGAAGCCTCGCCGTGAGGCTGGGCGTGGCCCGCACGCGCATCGTCCGGCTCATGAACGGGTGCGACCCGCGCAAGCGTGACGAGTCGTTCGTGGCGCGCGCCGCCGTGGGACTCGAGTGCGCCAGGGAGCTGCGCGTGCTCGATGGCGGGCTCGACCTTGTCGAGCTGGCGTCCGCGGGCGAGTGCGGGCGGCTCTCTCAGTCCGACAACCCCGCGGCGCTTGGCGCCACCTGCGGTCTTGCGGGCCTGCTGAAGGAGCTCGGGACCCTTCCCGAGTGCGAGGCGGCCCGAGCGGCCCTCGGGGGTGGCCAGCGCCGTCGCAGGCTCTTTGGCTTTGCGCGGGAGGCGAGCTAG